Proteins encoded by one window of Glycine soja cultivar W05 chromosome 15, ASM419377v2, whole genome shotgun sequence:
- the LOC114387548 gene encoding transcription factor MUTE-like translates to MSHIAVERNRRRQMNEHLKVLRSLTPCFYIKRGDQASIIGGVIEFIKELHQVLQALESQKRRKSLSPSPGPSPRTLQPMFHQLDSPSMIGTNSFKELGASCNSPVADVEVKISGSYVILKVICHRIPGQVAKIITVLESLSFEVLHLNISSMEETVLYQFVVKIELGCQLSLEELAMEVQQSFCLDAIIAL, encoded by the exons ATGTCTCACATAGCCGTCGAGAGGAACAGGAGAAGACAGATGAATGAACATCTCAAAGTTTTAAGATCTTTGACCCCATGTTTCTATATCAAAAGG ggAGATCAAGCATCTATAATAGGGGGTGTTATAGAATTCATCAAGGAGCTACACCAAGTTCTTCAAGctttggagtcccagaaaagaagaaagagtttGAGCCCTAGCCCTGGCCCGAGCCCACGAACACTTCAGCCAATGTTTCATCAACTTGAtagcccctccatgattggGACCAATTCTTTCAAGGAACTAGGAGCAAGCTGCAACTCTCCTGTTGCGGATGTTGAAGTGAAAATCTCGGGTTCATATGTGATCTTGAAAGTCATTTGCCACAGAATTCCAGGTCAAGTTGCAAAGATCATAACTGTTTTGGAGAGTCTTTCGTTTGAAGTTCTTCATCTGAATATCAGCAGCATGGAGGAGACTGTCCTTTACCAATTTGTTGTCAAG ATAGAGCTGGGATGCCAACTAAGTCTGGAGGAACTAGCAATGGAAGTGCAACAAAGCTTCTGCTTAGATGCTATAATTGCGCTGTGA